The region TGACGAATTTTAATATGATTTCTTTTGTCATCATTTTATAAAAAGCAGAGAAGGGATCCAACTAACCTCTTGAAGTATTTATTTTCCACGAGAATTCAATACATGGTTTACTTCTTTCAATTCATACTTCAGCAATTTTCATAATAAATGGTCAACATTCTCAGCATGTCGTTATAGTAATTCCGTAAAAACATACCTTTAAAAAGAGCACACTTTATCGGTATGCTTTCGCAAGGCTGTCGCTTCAACAAATGTCTTCCCACACTTTTCGCAGGAATATGGTCGATCGCCGGTATGGCGACGTTCGTGGATCACCAGTTGTCGCTTGCGAACGAAAGCTGCCCCGCAATATCTACATGGATGGGGACGTTCCAGTGTATGCCCGGCCATCTCATGACGCCTTCGGTCCGCAGTGTTCGTGTACCAGCGATCGCAGCCCTCCGTCCGGCATTTGTACGGTTTCTCGCCCGTATGGATCCGAATGTGAGCGGAGAGCTTGTCGCGTGTCTTGAACATCTTGGCACAAATCTCGCACTTGAACGTCGCCTCGCCATGCTTAAGCCGAAAGTGGCGTTTGAGATTTTCAAGTCTCGCAAATTGCTCATTGCACGTGCTGCACTCGTATTCCCGTGGAACGTGGCATTTCTGGTGTGATCGCAGGCAGCTCAAACTAGCGAAAGTTTTATCGCACAACTCGCAACGATACGGTCGTTCGCCGGTGTGTGATCGCTCGTGATCTAGCATTGCCGATCGCGAGGGTTTCTTGATACCGCATATCGCACAGATGCAGTTGCTGGGAGAACGCAGCGCCTGATGGTCCTTTAGGGCATTTAAATTCTCCAATCTCAACGCACATATAAAACACTCGTACGATCCCTGTTCAATTTTCTGCATGCTGTTGGCACGTTGGTTTGCGGCAAGAGTTTCCGCGTGACAGTCACGAAAGTGAGCCTTTAAGATTTCTGTGTCTAAGAATGATTTTTTGCACTCTGGCATACAGCAGTAGCACATCGTGTCTGGCTTTTTGAATTCATTGTTCAATGGCTCAAGGTGCACCTTTGCCAGCACATCACTGTGAACGGCACCGTACAGGTGGGCCTCGATGCGTTCAATAGTATAAGTCATATAGTCACACAACTTGCAGCAGTACTTGACGAAATTGCGGGTGTTTTCCTCTGTTTCAATCGTCCCTACGGTCAAATGCTGCTCGATCAGGGCCTTTCGAGTGAAGCGTCGCTTGCATACACCGCATTCGAACGGATGGGTGTCCAGCGTGTGCCGGCTTTCTGCCAGCAGCTGTTGGCTATGAGTTGTTTGAAAGTGCTCATTGAAGTCTACATGCCTCTCGAAGTAAGTTCTGCACCTACAGCAACGAACGCCGGCGAGCACAACTATAAAGTACTGGTCACTAACGTCGGCACGAGGTAAATTGAAGAAGCTGGCATGCTGCTCACTGCGGAGCATGTGTGATTTCATGCGCTTCTCTGTGTCCATAACAAGATTACAGAGTCCACACAGATAAAATTGACGCCGCTGCCGTATGCGCAAGTGAAAAGTGTATGTGATAgcaaatttaaatgttttcccGCAATACTCGCAACTGTACTTCCAAGCTGCTTCCTGTTTTCGAGACGCGTTAATGCGTGAATGTTCCTCCTGGTGTTGCTTCATGTGCTCCTGCAGATGTTGATCAGTGGCAAAGAACtttgcacagcagcagcatcgctcaTGCATTAGCTCAACGATCATGTACGTCTCCTGATTAGCTACAACTCGGCGATACTCTTCCGGTATTTGTAACACACGCTGCAAGGCACTTTGCTCTTTGCTCTTCATACGCCCTGCTTTCGATGTTTGAGATCGGTACGATTCCCCTTCCAAAGctctgccatcatcatccccgtAATCAACTTCACTGCCGTCCTCCACCTCGTCTTGGAATGCTTCATATTCCTCCTTTCCACTCCCATCATCCACTTTCAAATATTCTGCGTCTGTGACATATTCCTCGTCCAGTGTTTCGGTCGTTACCGACCGGTCGATGATTTCCATCTCTTCACTATCCTCTTCCATTTGTTCATCGTTGGGAAGTGTTTGTATCTCTATGCAAAGATCACTCCCGTCCgaggatgttgttgatgattttgGATGATTTGGTACAAACTCCACAGCATGTGACTTCTCGTGGCAAGAATTCTTGCCgtacgatcgatgatgatgctccaaaTGTTCAATCAGCGCTACATATGTTTTGAGTGTCTGGTTACAGGTGAGACACTGGTAAAGGCCACCATTTGCCGGGTATTGTCGGTCAAAATCTATGTAGTGAAATGCTAAAGCCTCTTCGCTCGTGTAAGATCGGTAGCAAACCGGGCACTGGCATGGACGATATTTGGAGCGCCGTTTTTGTTTGCGATGTACTTGAAGAGAGTGCTCGAACAGTTCCTCTTTGCTCTCAAAATGCATGGTGCATCCACAGCAATCCGGCTGAAGGCGTTGATAATGCTCACCTAGCCTCCAGGCAGTATTTTGTTGAATGGTATGCGCCTGATTCGGAACCACCTGCGTTGTTTGGCATGAGCTTTCCTCAGTGATACTTCCATGCTCCGAGATCGAGTCACTCTGCTGCTCAAGGACATCTTGGTGGGGATCTTGCTCGCCGGGAtcaccgtcctcgtcgtcttcttctgTATCCACCCTCTCGCCAGTCGGTTCTTCCAGGAATTCGACAAAGTAATCCGAAGATTCGGATCCGCAGTGTTGTGGGCTTCCGGTTAGCAGCAGTTTGTTCATGTCGGGGAGTGATTCGCACCAGTGAGAATCCGTTTCGATGCATTGTTGCCTCAACTCAAACGCTTCGTTCACACGATCGAGGCATTTGAGGCAGATGTTTTGAGGCAGCCGCCGATCTTTCATCACCTCCACGCCCGAGATCGCGAAGATTTTCTCGGCGATCGTGACCTGCTCCTGCCGCAGCCGCACTGAAATGAAATCATCGTTGTCCGGTTTGCTGCAGATACGGCAGAGTTTAACGACCCTTGAAtcacaccacaaaaccacacgagagttttccttttcagcTGAAAAGCGCGccggtttttccatttttccacattttcctccttttcgctGTTTCCGTTGTTTACGTTCGGAGAACAACAAACCAACTCGAGACTTCCCGGCCTACTGCGCGACTTTGTCAACTACCGCATGATCGTGAAACCGAGGCTGACGAGGCGATTtcatttttggcatttttgttTGCGATTTTCCTCCATCATCCAGCACAAGCATTTTCCTTCCACGGCGGTCTTGCGAATAGATATTTCCTTTAACTAAAATGCCTTCGTACTCCGGTAAGTAGAAAATAGCCTGCTCTAGCCCTCCGCCAGCCGGGCGGGTTGTAGGTTAGGGCTCTGTGTGACTCAGGGTTTCTGTTCTTGTTTTGCAGTAAACGTGAAATGGGGCAAGGAAAGTTTCAAAAACATCGAGGTCAATACGGACGAGACGCCCCTGCTGTTCAAAGCGCAACTATTTGCCCTCACCGGTGTGCAACCAGAGCGCCAGAAGGTGCTCTGCAAAGGCATCAACCTGAAGGATGAAGAGTGGAACATGCCCATCAAAAGCGTAAGACCAGCAACCGGGGACCCGGCTGGGGATACTGGGATCGGTGAATGATTTCGATGATTTGCACCTTGCAGGGAGCAACTCTTCTGTTGCTCGGCACGAAGGAAGAAGTGCCGGTGGAACCAGTGGAGAAACCAAAATTCATCGAGGATATGAACGAGAGCGAACTCGCTACGGCAGTAAGTGGGCGCGGTGTGGGTATCGGATTTGGTAGCTACATTCaattcttccttctttctccgcAGCTTGAACTGCCGGCCGGCCTGGTGAACCTGGGAAATACGTGCTATATGAACGCCACACTGCAATGCTTGCACTCCGTACGCGAACTGCGAAATGCGCTGAAAAGCTACAAGGAGGAACAGGCTGGGGCGGCCTCGGGCATGGCTTCACTGGCGCTCCCGCAACTCCTCACAGGCTCGATGAAGAAGCTGTTTGAAGACATGGAACGCAGTGACACCATCACGCCCGTGCTCTTTCTCCAGCGATTACACGTCGCTTTTCCCAACTTTGCGCAAACGGGCGAGAATGCATCCTACCGGCAGCAGGACGCTAACGAGTGCTGGTCGGAACTGCTGAAGGTGCTGCAACAAACATTGCCCACGCAAAAGGGAACGGACGAGAAATTGGTAAAGCACAGGTAAATCGGAATGCGATGGTGCGGTCGATGGAGGATTCGCTGGCTTACGCTTAGGCTTTCGTCTTTTAGCTCGTTCATTGACCAGTGGTTCGGTGGCACATTCGAtgtcgaaatgaaatgtacCGAGGCCGAAGGGGAACCTACCAGCAAGTCTAAGGAGAATTTTCTCCAACTGAGTTGCTTCATCTCAACCGAGGTGAAGTACATGCATTCGGGACTACGGCTGGTAAGTGCGCAGACTACGCGGAACAGCCACGGAACATTCCGATGCTATTCAATCGTTCGTCTCGTGTTTATCTCGTTTGTGTAGAGGCTGAAGGAGCAACTTACCAAAATGTCCCCAACGCTTGCCCGTGATGCAGTTTACACCAAATCGGTAAGTGATTGTCTTGTCTGtatattaattgaaaattatgccGAAAAGTTGAACGAAATTCTCGTTCGTGGAAGTGACTTATTGAGTCCGGCGTATTGCGAAAACGTCGCAATTATcgctgcaaaaaaaatgatatcTCATGCCAGGCGCAAGTCGATTATATGGCACCTAAAGATGTGACCATTATTTCGTACGATTCCCGTTTAATAATCATGTTTTTCGCTAAAAACATAACCGCATTTTACCGGCCTCCGGGGAACCGCGAGAGGCCTATTCAGCGCTGAAAATGCGCTGAATCATGCTGTTCAAGCAGTTGCCCGCAACCACTAGCCGTCTCTTTTACTCGCGTGCGTTTGTCCCCTCGCGCTCGAATTTTGCCGAATGCAGCTGTATTAGTGAGACCCGTGGTCGTTGGATGCGGAGCGGTTGGAACAAAACGGATGAGGATATTCCAAAACCACCGAAGAGAAATAAGAACGCATCGCGTATTGACCATCAGATAGGTTCACTAATTGAGTCCTTCGAATCGAAACTCGTTGGAAACGGAGCGG is a window of Anopheles aquasalis chromosome 2, idAnoAquaMG_Q_19, whole genome shotgun sequence DNA encoding:
- the LOC126571913 gene encoding ubiquitin carboxyl-terminal hydrolase 14, encoding MPSYSVNVKWGKESFKNIEVNTDETPLLFKAQLFALTGVQPERQKVLCKGINLKDEEWNMPIKSGATLLLLGTKEEVPVEPVEKPKFIEDMNESELATALELPAGLVNLGNTCYMNATLQCLHSVRELRNALKSYKEEQAGAASGMASLALPQLLTGSMKKLFEDMERSDTITPVLFLQRLHVAFPNFAQTGENASYRQQDANECWSELLKVLQQTLPTQKGTDEKLVKHSSFIDQWFGGTFDVEMKCTEAEGEPTSKSKENFLQLSCFISTEVKYMHSGLRLRLKEQLTKMSPTLARDAVYTKSSLISRLPAYLTVQFVRFQYKGKEGINAKVLKDIKFPIEFDAFELCTPALQEKLTPMREKFQAVHNADVERALKGKNKSKAELEKEKPKTVAQPFCFEDDLGSNNSGYYTLQAVLTHQGRSSSSGHYVGWVRQKDDQWIKFDDDHVSPVDQESILKLSGGGDWHCAYVLVYGPKILELPIEPESSNNPTVPADVDASGSEKMTVDE
- the LOC126571911 gene encoding zinc finger protein 850-like, whose product is MEKPARFSAEKENSRVVLWCDSRVVKLCRICSKPDNDDFISVRLRQEQVTIAEKIFAISGVEVMKDRRLPQNICLKCLDRVNEAFELRQQCIETDSHWCESLPDMNKLLLTGSPQHCGSESSDYFVEFLEEPTGERVDTEEDDEDGDPGEQDPHQDVLEQQSDSISEHGSITEESSCQTTQVVPNQAHTIQQNTAWRLGEHYQRLQPDCCGCTMHFESKEELFEHSLQVHRKQKRRSKYRPCQCPVCYRSYTSEEALAFHYIDFDRQYPANGGLYQCLTCNQTLKTYVALIEHLEHHHRSYGKNSCHEKSHAVEFVPNHPKSSTTSSDGSDLCIEIQTLPNDEQMEEDSEEMEIIDRSVTTETLDEEYVTDAEYLKVDDGSGKEEYEAFQDEVEDGSEVDYGDDDGRALEGESYRSQTSKAGRMKSKEQSALQRVLQIPEEYRRVVANQETYMIVELMHERCCCCAKFFATDQHLQEHMKQHQEEHSRINASRKQEAAWKYSCEYCGKTFKFAITYTFHLRIRQRRQFYLCGLCNLVMDTEKRMKSHMLRSEQHASFFNLPRADVSDQYFIVVLAGVRCCRCRTYFERHVDFNEHFQTTHSQQLLAESRHTLDTHPFECGVCKRRFTRKALIEQHLTVGTIETEENTRNFVKYCCKLCDYMTYTIERIEAHLYGAVHSDVLAKVHLEPLNNEFKKPDTMCYCCMPECKKSFLDTEILKAHFRDCHAETLAANQRANSMQKIEQGSYECFICALRLENLNALKDHQALRSPSNCICAICGIKKPSRSAMLDHERSHTGERPYRCELCDKTFASLSCLRSHQKCHVPREYECSTCNEQFARLENLKRHFRLKHGEATFKCEICAKMFKTRDKLSAHIRIHTGEKPYKCRTEGCDRWYTNTADRRRHEMAGHTLERPHPCRYCGAAFVRKRQLVIHERRHTGDRPYSCEKCGKTFVEATALRKHTDKVCSF